The DNA sequence TTAAACATAAAGGtgaaatacatatttaaatcAGATCTCTCATTGAAATGGCTAAAACTCAATAACCTCCATTTAAAGGACAGAATCATAACAGTTACATTTTGCTTGTCGGGTCACTTTGCTATGAAATACCATGTTGCAATATTTCTGGGTGCTTCAACTTGCTGCGTTTGCAAGCCAAGTATACCTCCAATACCATTCAGACAATAGTCttctaaaattattatttttatacaaaGTTATTTTCCTTTAGGAGAATAATTTTCTGAGATGCAagatcaagtcaagtcaacctTATTGTgaattctgcaatatgtgccagacatacagagcaattgaaCATACGTTTCTCTCCGACCCACGGTGCAATAAGGACACATACaagtacaataaaaaaatatcctgTTGTTACTCTCAAAATACAGCGCTCCTGCATCGAAAGGCATGCCTGACACGTTTGTTTTTGTACGGAGTGGGTGTGGAGCAGGTTCGGTGGGGAAGTTCACCTCATGTGATTAATGTTGGTTGCTAGGTGACCATCCTGAAAATGAGCCATTCATTTGCAGCCCAGCTCTTCAACAGTCAGGCTGTGAGAGCAGCCTTGGTGCACCTCCGAACCAGCCACTGCAGACATCTGACTCAAAAATGACACGAGTTGAGCATTTGAAaagagattgttttttttcttatattgGTAGATTTGTTGTAAGGACAGTAGTCTGGCGTTGCCAGATCTATCCCTGAAGGACAGCCACACTGACTGTTCTTTCTCTCAGACAGAGGGCGTGTATCATACACCTTGCAGATGTCAAACTGTGATTTGGTTTATTTGTTGCTGTATTATACTACTGCTGTATGCATCCAATCACATTCAACTGCAGTATGAGGTCAtgatagtttgacattttagtaaatatgtttttatgaaCAGAGCCGTTTTCAGTCTTagtgctaagctaacctgctTCTGGTCATAGCTTAATACTTACCGTACAAACATCAGATTGGTATCAGTGACTCTTGGCAAGACAgtaaataagcgtatttcctaaaatgttaaTCTATTCCTTTCATTTGAGTTTTTAATTCATGAGTGTTTAGATCAGATCAGATGCAATGCGAGCAACAGCccattttgacaaaaaaaatctcagGTAACCCTCACAGAGAAGAAAATATAGGTTGAAATAACAACATCCTGTGCCATTCGTCTCTCCACTGGGTGACACAGAAACTCAACTTGGCATTAGTCTCTCCGATCAGCAGAGGGCTTCCATCTCCCCAATCATTAAGTCTCTCTCAGGCCTAGTGTGGCTGGAGCACTGGTCCCATTTCTGGATGAAACCCGGTCTCCATCCTAATTAACCCAGATGTGGATATTAATAAGATGAAAGCAGGTCTAGACTAGAAACGGGGCAGATTGAACAGAGAAGGTCCTGATTTCAGAATGGTCACACTGAAGTGGGACACCTTCGCCCCTCCTTTGACAGGGGAATAGTCTGTTTCTATATAAAAAACACCCCCTGGCCTTTTTTAATTGGTCCCACCTCTCTTGAGGTTTGAGAGCAATGAGAAGCTGAGAATATCTACAAGGGAAGGCTTCATTGTatgaagacagaaaagaaatgtcaatTTGATGGAAACATACGACAGCTTTTACTTTAACTGAGCATTTTGGCGTTTTGTTTTTGACAACTTCCTGCTGCAAAAAGCTTTCTATATTCAACACAACGCTTTCAATACTCGCTTCAATTCTGTAGCCTATGTGGCTATTAAAAGAAAACTATTGAACAGCATTCCTCCCATCACTGTCAGTGCAAATGATGACTTAAACGTGCCAGGACAAGATGACAGCTGCAAGCCTGTAAATGTGGTGGGAAATGTCCTATACAGAACAAGCATACCCTGACAGATGAAAGGGAGTGTACATGTCAAAGAACAGGAATGTCAACAAGTTTACTCTCTCTAGCCTTGAGATTTAGTTTTCATTGCATCATCTTACATTGAGTAGGAGACAGTGGCAGATCAGGAAGGAGACACAGATTGAACAGGAAACAATGATGGGCACCGACATGACTCATCCAGCTGATTGCATTCATGGAGCCATCAACAAGTTGCATTGTCTTGTTATAATGAGTGGTTGAACTGACCAAGATTTCAGTGAAACTGAAAATAGACCAAGACACAACTaagtagtttttttctttttttaaatcaggagaaaaaaggacaaaaatctTTTCTCTATCATTCGGAAAAACAAATCCATCTCTTGACATTCAGATGAAAACAAATGTGATAGAAACATTAATTTAAACAATTTCAGTTGATAATAGATAAATCCAATGGAAGGAACTGAACACAGTGGTTGGCACCACAGTGGCACTCTTTCCTCTGGAGTCCATCTGCCCTACTGGCCTGTGTGACAGCGTCACTTTGTGTGGACAGCAGCTCTACAGGAGGTTGGTTACTGTATCCTCCTGAGTAGTCAAACGTCAGCTCCTCTTGTGCATCAATGTTCCGTCCAGCAAACAGCGCCAGCCTAGGAACCACAGAGTGCACACGGACTGGCTGCATGAACAGATTGGGTTGGCAGGCGTGGTTGAGAAAGCGGCCTACGTTTCCCACCATGGCAGGGTCCACAAATGTCTCTGTGACGGACCCTGTACCTGCATGCTCCCTTACGCCGATGATGTAGTTATTTTCCTCAGCTCTCTGGGCAAGCTGTCTGCGTCTGGCCTCCTCAAAACTGATCACCTCTCCTGCATACTCGCACACAAACGTCCCATGTGGAATTGCCTCTAGTGTCCTCACTCCCCAGCCCCTCTTCTCGGTGCTGTAAACCTCCAACCTGAGTCTTAGCCCTCTCTGCACCACCCGGTTAGAGCAGGCATCACTGCAGGTGCAAAGGGCATTACACTCAAACAGAGGTGAGCAGTAACCAGAGTTCGTTCTGCTAAGGTTCAGCCGCGTGCCGGTGGTGTCGTACGCCTGTCCATGTGTCTGCAGGCAGGAGCAGTTCTCAGGTAAGCAGGAGCGGGAAAGGCAGGAGCATCCAGGAAGGGTGACTTCACTGGGGTCAATAGTGCATCCTGGTCCCTGAATATTATCTGGGGAATACTGAAAAATGACAGCAAAGAGCAGTTTTGGTTAAAGTTTAAGACtgtaaataacagaaacacaaaacaaataaacaaaaacagttgaaaagacaTTAGGCCAAAATGCCCATAATTCCTGCAAATATTCAATTTATAGCTGaatcaaataatttattttaggtCGACGGACATAAGAGTGGTGTGCAACTATTTGGAtgtgtgctcatattatgcttattttcaggttcataattgtatttagaggttatatcagaataggtttatgtggtttaatgttgtactgcacattgctgcagctcctcttttcacccgatgtgttgagctctctgttttagctacagagtgagacatctcacttctgttccatctttgttgggagtcacacatgcgcagtagccaTTAGGAAGCAAAGTATGAGgtcgtgccacgctagcagctaggcgagcattataacgtgtgttacaaagtgacgcacattcgtcacggaagtaaaggctggactacaaaaaaagcaaaaggaaaagcataatatgagcactttaacaaatTATTTCAGTCAAAATATTAGTCAACATTCACAGGTTCCAGCTTCTAAATTGTGAGGTTTTGTTGCTTGTCTTTGTAAAatgtgatagtaaactgaatacaTTTGAGTTTGGGCTGTTGATcaggcaaaacaagacatttgaaaacgCCACTTTGAGCTTTGGGAAATTGTGACATTGtgtcattttatagacaaaagaaGAAGATAAAGAAAAGAATCTGCAGATAattcattaataaaaataacagtAGCAGTAAAGCACAAGTCTGAATGCTTTGCAACTGCCAACGTGAAACCCATCAACCTACTTAAACAACCACACAACCACATACCACATtcagtgaccatacaatgttgttgtttttttaaactggttACATCACAATTGGAGCATTGTGAGCAAGGAGTGTTAACTAGAACAACGCCTTTGGTTCTATGTGTTGTAGTCAGAGTCTATGTCTGTAGCCTTTAGTAATTTGCTGTCATCTGCTGGTAAAACAATGTATTTCATTTGATAGAGTTGATCACCATCAGGTTTTTGGTTTAGGTTTGGCACcgtaaataaaatgcattacaaTTACTATGGTGTTTATTGCCATTATCTAATGTTTTCCAAAAACATGTGAACATAGTCTTTTATTGAACTGTATTTCTGGCATCCCTAAATCTTTGGTATACAGTTTCTTGCTATTTTAGTGAAAATAGATTtagaaacccacacacacacacacacacacacacacacacacacacacacacacacacacacacacacacacacacacacacacacacacacacacacacacacacacacataattaaAGCCAGACGGTATATCAGCCGCTACTAACTTACTGCATATATAATAGTATTGGTGTATATGCTGTCTGATAAATAACAAAGATATGTTTGAGGTAGAAATATTGTCGCATTTACAAAGTCTGTCCATCAGAGAGCacggttttatttttcaaaaaaaaaaaaaaaaaaaaaaaaaaaaaaaaaaaaaatatatatatatatatatatatatatatatatatatttgattgGTTGACTCagtgttgtgttgttgtcatGTATGTTTATTCTCTGGCTTATAGCAGATAAAGATGGGATGAGGTGGCACTGTCAGCTGGCATATCAATACTGTTTACTGCACAGTAAAACGTCACCAAGTGACCAAGACTAGGCCTTATATTTATAGCAGACATTTTGATATGTCATAGGGGAAAACGCAGGTAGATAATACAATGAATGACGGCTGAATTCCCTTTATCTGCTAAAGTTCCAGGGTCCTGGTGTTGTACATGCTGTCTCACGGTCAGTCTTCTGGACACTTGAATACAACAGAGCCCTCGTTAATGGTAATAAGGTTATGTTATTaacacctgtgtttttcctacAATGACAAGTCTGCTGGGCAAAAAGGCCAATTGTTGCGGAGAAAAGAACAGTTACTGTATTGTTGCGGTTTTTAATTTGTAACTTCCAAAATGTAGGTTCTTATCTAACCGACGTATTAGCTGAATAGATGTAGCTAAAATAACAGTACATTGTATTTAACGCTAGACAACGTTACGACACTCCACTCGCAAAATAACGGGGGAAGAAACTACTAAATAAGGTGGAAGGGCTGAATGTGTTTAACTGTGGAGAAAGAAATGCTacgtaacgttacctgaaattCAGGAAACTTCCTTACGGCTATATTCCACTCAATTAGAACAGGAACATCCTCGAGGCCGTTGCTCAAATCCACGCGTCTATCAAAACTCATATCCGAAGTTTTAAATGATATAAAGGCAGATCAGCTGGACGTACAACaacaaccatagacagtagacaacaacaacaaaaactaaaatatgtgACTTCCGGTAGTTTAATTACAGGCCAGCTCCCTCCAGTGGCGTATTTGTATTATTACATCACTGTCTGTAATAATAAACCGTGTGTGGCTTGACCATCGGGCCATATGTAGGCCATAATCAAGACAAAgtgggcagcagcagcagcagcagcagcagcagcatcagcagcagcttaTTAAGGGAACATACAGCACAGGCACAGCATGAGATAATTGTTTGATCTAAACTACTGTGAGGGTGGAACTAGAGAGCATTAGAAACGATAAATCGGTATTCACAGTGCCACAcctatttattctgttttattcAAAGTCTATCCCATTTGTTCAGCAATGCTATTATTACTTTGCTCAGTGGCAGTAGTGTATTATTCAGACAGCTGTAGTAACACCATATGGCCTGCAGATGGCAGGACTAGATAGGCAAAGTACTAGTATTTCATAATATGAACCCATATGCATAATCTGCATAGTGAGCAAGTGAAATAAGGATAATTAGATGATTGAACATTAAAAGGAATAGATTAAAACATGTGCCAAACACTCAAAATTGCATtcaaaatggttaaaaaaagaaggttaTCCTCTTCAAAGGCTATACCCAAGTCTTCTTTAATGATTAGGCACTCTTTTACACTCTTCATCTGCTCCCTTTCTCAAGATAAAGTACATTTAATGCCAAAGAGCATATTCTTACTACCCACATGAGCAAACTAAAACCATGGCCATGTGAGTATGCCTGTGGGACCCTGTGGGTTCATAGCAGCCCAGACAAACAGACCACATAGGTGGTTAAGGCCTGAGAGAAGATCTAATAATTCACGGACTTTTATCACTGAAGTTCAGTTACACAATTCGGCTGTGATTGTTCGCTCTGGTGTCTACTGTCAGATGATTCCAAACTATTGCACGATTAATGTTTTGCCCATGACTCCAGAGTGGAGAATGAATAGTCATCTTGTTTgaatgttgttcttttttttcagtagaCACAGAAAGTTATGTAGAGTGTCCATGTCTAACCTTTCTATGGTGTTGCCATGTGTATTTCATATGCAGTGGTTTATTCTCTGGTGGCTATCTGAGGCagatggggagggggggggggtcacatTGTCAGCTGGTATTTCCACGCTGCACACAAGTGACCGAGGATTTTCCATAGAGAATCAGCCTTCATCTTTGTCCTTGGGCaaaattagtgctgtcagttgtTAGTCCTGCATCTAGGTTTCACAGATTGCATACTCAATCACAAGCTGAATTGTTGTGGGCTTCAGGACTCAACTGTTATGTTCTCAGATCTCAGAAGATGAAATAGCTAATACATAACATGCATTTGTACATCTACACGTGTAGTGTGTTAGCATCCTATTTCATAAATAGCACTAACACAATGTACAGCTCCTGGGAATGTGATACGTATTGGACAAAGAACAATTTTGACCTAAGCTTGCGCTAGATGGAAAGTCAGGAACACAGAATTATTATAATTCATCCTAAGGAGGAAATGAACATTTGTgtaatttcatggcaatccatccaatactGGATACAGATGTCAACCTCATgttggtgctagaggaaaagtcagggaatcGCCAAATTCTttgggattcatcctctgggaaccatgaatgtatGAACAAAATAATTTCCCAATCCATCATAGATGCTGAGATTTTTCACAGGAAGTTAAAAACCCTAACCCTTGACCAGCTGGTGGTGctacaggaaaagtcagggtATGAACAACTAGGATTTATCCACTGGGGACCATAAATGTGTGTAcaacatttcatggcaatccatacagttgctgagaccaaagtggtggacagacTGACTGATGCAAATATTGCCACCCAAAGAGCCAATGCTGCAAGCATGGctaaaaatgttcaaaaaaaagtttcaaggAGGGTGCCTGTCAAGATGGAAATGAAAAGGTGTCAGACTGTTCAAAA is a window from the Perca flavescens isolate YP-PL-M2 chromosome 4, PFLA_1.0, whole genome shotgun sequence genome containing:
- the setmar gene encoding histone-lysine N-methyltransferase SETMAR; the encoded protein is MSFDRRVDLSNGLEDVPVLIEWNIAVRKFPEFQYSPDNIQGPGCTIDPSEVTLPGCSCLSRSCLPENCSCLQTHGQAYDTTGTRLNLSRTNSGYCSPLFECNALCTCSDACSNRVVQRGLRLRLEVYSTEKRGWGVRTLEAIPHGTFVCEYAGEVISFEEARRRQLAQRAEENNYIIGVREHAGTGSVTETFVDPAMVGNVGRFLNHACQPNLFMQPVRVHSVVPRLALFAGRNIDAQEELTFDYSGGYSNQPPVELLSTQSDAVTQASRADGLQRKECHCGANHCVQFLPLDLSIIN